One segment of Rhodopirellula baltica SH 1 DNA contains the following:
- a CDS encoding ATP-binding cassette domain-containing protein, which translates to MISLDDLTIGFRGPALLDGVSARIERGQRIGLLGRNGAGKTTLLKMLSGDVTPDNGQVILDPNVRLARLTQDVPQNVKGTVQDIMTLPAEQFSKMGTTAGLGTALGPTDHGTWEPWEIEQKIEETLSRMNLDPATAFESLSSGMRRRVLLARAIASEPDMLLLDEPTNHLDIQSIIWLEDFLSRWSGTLMFITHDRSFLQSLANRIWEIDRGRLFDWTCDYQTFLQRKAAALDAEEKQNALFDKRLAEEEVWIRQGIKARRTRNEGRVRALKAMRNEANQRRSLEGKAKLNLQVAERGGALVTKLDNVSFTYPGTDRVIIRDFSSLIMRGDKIGIIGPNGAGKSTLLKLILGKLEPTSGSVRLGTNLKIAYFDQLRDTLDPELTVQENVGEGSDKIQVGNATKHIMGYLQDYLFTPERARTQVKFLSGGERNRALLAKLMTQPANVIVLDEPTNDLDAETLELLEEQLVGFDGTLLMVSHDRTFLNNVVTSTLVFDDDSDPGIVNEYVGGYDDWEAVAKRRRAESGSGKVSGKKATSNPDAKNNATSKPAAKAVKLSYNDQRELKLLPGKIEKLEAEIAAIHEEMAAPEFYQSGGDVIAKKSEELKVKEEELAQSYERWEALEAH; encoded by the coding sequence ATGATTTCACTGGATGATTTGACCATCGGTTTTCGCGGTCCAGCTTTGCTGGACGGGGTTTCCGCACGTATCGAACGAGGGCAACGCATCGGTTTGCTCGGTCGCAATGGAGCGGGCAAAACCACGCTCTTGAAAATGTTGTCGGGCGACGTCACGCCTGACAACGGCCAAGTGATTTTGGACCCGAATGTTCGTTTGGCTCGGTTGACTCAAGACGTTCCGCAGAATGTCAAAGGGACCGTCCAAGACATCATGACGTTGCCGGCCGAACAGTTTTCCAAAATGGGAACGACCGCCGGATTGGGCACCGCGCTTGGACCAACCGACCATGGCACCTGGGAACCATGGGAGATCGAGCAAAAGATCGAGGAAACACTTTCGCGGATGAACTTGGATCCGGCGACTGCTTTTGAAAGCTTGTCCAGTGGCATGCGGCGGCGGGTGTTGTTGGCGCGGGCTATTGCCAGCGAACCTGACATGCTGTTGCTCGACGAGCCGACGAACCACTTGGACATTCAATCCATCATTTGGCTCGAAGACTTCCTAAGTCGATGGTCCGGCACGCTGATGTTCATCACTCACGACCGGTCGTTTTTGCAATCGCTCGCGAATCGTATTTGGGAAATTGATCGCGGGCGTTTGTTCGATTGGACGTGCGACTACCAAACGTTTCTTCAACGCAAAGCTGCCGCCTTGGATGCGGAAGAAAAACAAAACGCTTTGTTCGACAAACGCCTCGCCGAAGAAGAGGTCTGGATTCGACAGGGCATCAAGGCTCGACGGACCCGTAACGAAGGTCGCGTGCGAGCGCTGAAGGCGATGCGGAACGAGGCCAACCAACGCCGCAGTCTTGAGGGCAAAGCCAAGCTCAACCTGCAAGTCGCTGAACGCGGAGGTGCCTTGGTCACCAAACTCGACAATGTGTCGTTCACTTATCCCGGAACCGACCGTGTGATCATTCGCGACTTTTCGTCTTTGATCATGCGTGGGGACAAGATTGGAATCATTGGCCCCAACGGTGCTGGTAAGTCGACCTTGCTGAAGTTGATCTTGGGCAAGCTGGAGCCAACTTCGGGCTCGGTGCGATTGGGAACGAACCTGAAGATCGCCTACTTTGATCAATTGCGAGACACGCTGGATCCAGAGCTCACCGTCCAAGAAAACGTGGGCGAGGGCAGTGACAAGATTCAGGTGGGCAACGCGACAAAGCACATCATGGGCTATCTGCAGGATTACCTCTTCACGCCCGAAAGGGCTCGAACACAAGTCAAGTTCTTGTCCGGTGGAGAACGCAATCGTGCTTTGTTGGCCAAACTGATGACCCAGCCCGCCAATGTCATCGTGTTGGACGAACCGACCAACGACTTGGATGCCGAGACACTGGAATTACTTGAGGAGCAATTGGTCGGCTTCGACGGCACACTGTTGATGGTCAGCCACGACCGGACGTTCTTGAACAATGTCGTGACCAGCACGCTGGTTTTCGACGACGACTCCGATCCGGGAATTGTCAACGAATACGTCGGCGGTTACGACGACTGGGAAGCGGTCGCCAAGCGACGACGCGCTGAATCGGGTTCCGGAAAAGTGAGTGGCAAAAAGGCGACGTCGAATCCCGACGCCAAAAACAACGCCACTTCAAAGCCTGCCGCGAAGGCGGTCAAGCTTTCCTACAACGACCAACGAGAATTGAAATTGTTGCCGGGGAAAATTGAAAAGCTCGAGGCAGAGATCGCGGCGATTCACGAAGAGATGGCCGCTCCCGAGTTCTATCAATCCGGCGGCGATGTGATCGCCAAGAAGAGTGAGGAGTTGAAGGTGAAGGAAGAGGAACTTGCCCAGTCTTATGAACGTTGGGAAGCGCTCGAAGCTCATTGA
- a CDS encoding ABC transporter ATP-binding protein encodes MSIIEVRDLTKKYRVYQKREGIGGSIRGLFHREFREVTAVRGIDLQVEQGEFVAFLGPNGAGKTTTLKLLSGVIQPTSGTASVMGYVPWERKDGYRRRFALVMGQKNQLWWDLPARESYRLHQHIYGIPEGEFKTRLDEISDLLDVTRLLDQPVRELSLGERMKMELIAALLHSPEVLFLDEPTIGLDVIAQHNIQKFLRYYQEKRKITILLTSHYMKDVAALCRRVVVIAQGTIQYDGSLSGIVDKFSGYKLVTLQFAASENLTRPERLGEVVDENWPKLTYRVPRAEVPKLLAETLRDHAIEDVVVEDPPLEDVIADLFRESMDDSTNDATESTATV; translated from the coding sequence ATGTCGATCATTGAAGTCCGCGATTTGACAAAGAAGTACCGCGTTTACCAGAAACGCGAAGGAATCGGAGGCAGCATTCGCGGTCTGTTCCACCGTGAATTTCGCGAGGTCACGGCCGTTCGCGGGATTGATCTGCAGGTCGAGCAAGGCGAGTTTGTCGCTTTCTTGGGACCCAATGGTGCCGGCAAAACGACCACGTTGAAGCTGCTGAGCGGAGTCATTCAACCGACCTCCGGCACCGCCAGCGTCATGGGGTATGTTCCGTGGGAACGAAAAGACGGATACCGCCGCCGGTTCGCGTTGGTGATGGGACAAAAAAATCAATTGTGGTGGGATTTGCCGGCCCGCGAATCGTATCGGTTGCATCAACACATTTATGGCATTCCCGAAGGCGAATTCAAAACTCGCTTGGATGAAATCAGCGATCTGCTCGACGTGACTCGGTTACTCGATCAACCTGTTCGAGAATTGTCGCTTGGGGAACGCATGAAGATGGAACTGATCGCGGCGTTGCTGCACAGTCCCGAGGTGTTGTTCTTGGATGAGCCAACCATTGGCCTAGACGTGATCGCCCAACACAACATTCAAAAGTTTCTTCGGTACTATCAAGAGAAACGCAAGATCACGATCTTATTGACCAGCCACTACATGAAGGATGTCGCGGCTTTGTGTCGTCGCGTTGTCGTGATTGCTCAGGGCACCATTCAATACGATGGTTCGCTGTCGGGAATCGTCGATAAGTTCAGCGGGTACAAGCTGGTCACGCTGCAATTCGCGGCGTCGGAGAACCTGACCCGACCGGAACGTCTTGGCGAAGTGGTCGACGAGAATTGGCCGAAGTTGACCTATCGCGTTCCGCGGGCCGAAGTGCCCAAATTGCTGGCCGAAACATTACGGGACCATGCAATCGAGGATGTGGTCGTTGAAGACCCGCCTCTCGAAGATGTGATTGCAGATCTATTCCGTGAATCCATGGACGATTCCACCAACGACGCTACCGAAAGCACCGCGACAGTATGA
- a CDS encoding PH domain-containing protein, with translation MRSEPKPLHPISIIFQAVAVLKRTILPLALVAWNGAQSSWLGFLGAYGFLAVMVAGFGMIGFIRYWFYRYQLTQGELIVTSGVFFKSRRNVPVVRIQNVDLVQNVFHRILGVAEVRVETASGTEPEAILKVLSLSEVDSLRGQIEAARQQAPALGEVKTSNASASETTHAVPASANVPVDLAPVSASTTLLEIPLKWLVQAGLASNRGFVMVGIVIGVLSQMLGPDDDFARRIARSLRSSRSVDVTAMQTSWWESWLLWIGALLLVLVAIRLLGIAWYVLRFYGYRLELRDENLQLSCGLLTRVSATVPRRRIQWISIHRSPLQRWMKLASIRIETAGGAGKQNEDAATTVTRRWFVPIIPESSLDELVEQLRPGLKWSESSLEWQSLDQRALKRMRRKSSLRAQGISILAGWLAYVLFDFPYAWTLGLLVAAVLIPLHIWVAQRRHRHFGFAELPSGEGVVIREGFWDRKVSCTFYDRIQSVSCSETPFDRRWNMQTLRIDTAAAGPADHVYRLPMLSRSTASELFDRLSSKTSRIEMVWD, from the coding sequence ATGAGATCGGAACCGAAACCGCTGCATCCAATTTCGATCATCTTTCAAGCTGTCGCGGTGTTGAAACGCACGATCCTTCCTCTTGCCTTGGTTGCTTGGAACGGTGCCCAATCAAGCTGGCTCGGGTTCTTAGGAGCGTATGGCTTTCTCGCGGTGATGGTCGCGGGGTTCGGGATGATTGGATTCATCCGATACTGGTTTTATCGCTATCAGTTGACGCAAGGCGAGTTGATCGTGACGTCTGGGGTTTTCTTCAAATCCAGACGCAACGTGCCGGTCGTTCGAATACAGAACGTGGACCTCGTACAAAACGTGTTCCATCGCATCTTGGGCGTTGCGGAGGTGCGAGTCGAAACCGCCAGCGGAACGGAACCCGAGGCGATCCTCAAAGTGCTTTCACTCAGTGAGGTCGATTCACTGCGTGGACAAATTGAAGCGGCGCGTCAGCAGGCACCAGCTCTCGGTGAGGTGAAGACGTCCAATGCAAGCGCAAGTGAAACGACCCACGCTGTCCCGGCGAGTGCGAATGTTCCGGTGGATCTTGCGCCGGTTTCGGCGAGCACGACGTTGCTGGAAATTCCGCTGAAGTGGTTGGTGCAAGCGGGGTTGGCCAGCAACCGTGGCTTTGTGATGGTCGGGATCGTCATCGGGGTTCTCTCGCAAATGCTTGGCCCCGACGATGACTTTGCTCGTCGGATTGCGAGAAGTCTGCGGTCATCCCGCAGCGTGGATGTCACCGCAATGCAAACCAGTTGGTGGGAATCATGGCTGCTTTGGATCGGGGCATTGTTGCTCGTGTTGGTGGCAATTCGTTTGCTTGGGATCGCGTGGTATGTGCTGCGGTTCTACGGTTATCGTCTCGAACTTCGCGACGAAAATTTGCAGCTTTCGTGTGGGTTGCTGACGCGTGTATCCGCGACGGTTCCGCGTCGGCGTATTCAGTGGATCAGCATTCATCGCTCGCCCTTGCAACGCTGGATGAAGCTGGCGTCGATTCGAATTGAAACCGCTGGTGGTGCTGGCAAGCAAAACGAAGACGCCGCGACCACCGTCACCCGTCGCTGGTTCGTTCCAATCATCCCCGAATCAAGTTTGGACGAATTGGTGGAGCAACTGCGACCAGGGCTAAAGTGGTCGGAAAGTTCGCTCGAGTGGCAATCGCTCGACCAACGGGCGCTGAAACGGATGCGGCGGAAATCCAGCCTGCGGGCTCAGGGAATCAGCATTCTGGCCGGTTGGCTGGCGTATGTCTTGTTCGATTTTCCGTATGCCTGGACACTGGGATTGTTGGTCGCGGCGGTTCTCATTCCGCTGCACATTTGGGTTGCTCAGCGTCGACATCGTCACTTTGGATTCGCGGAATTGCCGTCGGGAGAAGGCGTCGTCATTCGCGAAGGATTTTGGGATCGAAAGGTGAGCTGCACGTTCTACGATCGAATCCAATCCGTCAGTTGTTCGGAAACGCCGTTTGATCGCCGTTGGAACATGCAAACGCTTCGAATTGATACCGCGGCGGCGGGCCCAGCGGACCACGTTTACAGGCTGCCCATGTTGTCTCGTTCAACTGCCAGCGAATTGTTTGATCGTTTGTCGAGTAAGACGTCACGAATCGAGATGGTTTGGGACTGA
- a CDS encoding PH domain-containing protein, which translates to MNTEPAPNSSDEAIVETAPVSVDSMAEEAAANEQQDVPEVTRPSGSVTVDGDASYQSLPMEALRLERFVGGIFIVIVGVVCLIGMIVPLFVSPATPEVLAGVVFGCLVLFAAVVYGGWIYPKAAHRCASWKISEHGLEIRRGVWWRHRIVVPHSRMQHSDIEQGPLQRMYSLATLVIHTAGTKNSSVQLENLNAETADQLRDALTSGHWEVIVSTEQVVTE; encoded by the coding sequence ATGAACACCGAACCCGCCCCGAATTCCAGCGATGAAGCAATCGTCGAGACTGCGCCGGTCAGTGTCGATTCAATGGCAGAGGAAGCAGCTGCAAACGAGCAGCAAGACGTACCGGAGGTCACGCGGCCCAGTGGTTCGGTGACGGTGGATGGCGACGCGTCCTACCAATCCCTGCCTATGGAAGCTCTTCGTTTAGAGAGGTTTGTCGGCGGAATCTTCATTGTCATCGTCGGGGTGGTTTGTCTGATTGGGATGATTGTTCCTTTGTTCGTCTCGCCAGCGACGCCAGAGGTTTTGGCAGGCGTTGTGTTTGGTTGCCTGGTGCTTTTTGCCGCGGTCGTTTACGGCGGTTGGATCTATCCCAAAGCGGCCCACCGTTGTGCCTCTTGGAAGATCAGCGAACATGGTTTGGAAATTCGCCGTGGCGTTTGGTGGCGACATCGAATTGTGGTCCCGCATTCGCGAATGCAACACAGCGACATCGAGCAGGGGCCTTTGCAGCGGATGTATTCTTTGGCGACGTTGGTGATTCACACCGCGGGAACGAAGAACTCTTCGGTTCAGCTCGAGAACCTCAATGCCGAAACCGCGGATCAATTGCGAGATGCGTTGACGAGCGGCCACTGGGAAGTGATCGTCTCGACTGAACAAGTGGTGACCGAATGA
- a CDS encoding DUF1588 domain-containing protein, with protein MPFARAPICCFVLIALVAAPTHSFGDEDPFAAWRNEYETAIYPILDQACSECHRGADAEGFDLEQFGASDKLQKNATVWEEVAKRVRLNEMPPEGSPQLNDEQKALVHRWFDSRPDDNECAKLANEETQAWYRGVVMSRRLTRTEYLNAIRDLVGMPVDESLQIPSDGSGGEGFDTAGDALFTSALHIEQYLAVANQIITDALNSAGKASLAGGLLTNIASEADAREAINQFARRAWRRPVEGSEVDRLMTLMNASQQSGLPIREATADAFKAILVSPHFLFVVETESEAGGVQPLTPHQMATRLALFLWSSIPDEALMLAADANELVTDEQIIAQMRRMLADERSRALGENFGLQWLGLSQFEGESKPDTTLFPDFDERLAAEMREEAVRTVWNVFRDDRPLMELIDADSIHANATLASYYGLDASEQGLTEFDDSETWKRIPLLDRRRGGVITLAAVLTRSSYGHRTSPVLRGRWVLEEVLGGRVPPPPPGVPALEEAEADHAATLREQLEIHRKDPQCAACHNRMDPIGFGLENFDAIGRWRTEQDGQSIDSSGKLPSGETFSGPEELKQLLLRRSGEFKKHFVKKLYGFALGRSLNKFDNCVVDESLEALDNNEQRATVILETIVTSYPFRNRYFKPANP; from the coding sequence ATGCCGTTCGCCCGAGCTCCAATCTGCTGCTTCGTTTTGATTGCGTTGGTTGCTGCGCCGACGCATTCCTTCGGCGATGAAGATCCATTCGCCGCGTGGCGAAATGAATATGAAACCGCAATCTATCCGATTTTGGATCAGGCCTGTTCGGAGTGCCATCGGGGCGCGGACGCCGAAGGATTTGACCTGGAACAATTCGGTGCGAGCGACAAACTGCAAAAGAACGCGACCGTTTGGGAAGAAGTCGCCAAACGCGTGCGACTCAATGAGATGCCACCCGAAGGAAGCCCGCAGCTCAACGACGAACAAAAGGCTCTCGTCCATCGATGGTTTGATTCGCGACCGGATGACAACGAGTGCGCCAAGCTGGCCAATGAAGAAACCCAGGCGTGGTACCGCGGCGTCGTGATGAGCCGCCGGCTGACTCGAACAGAATATCTCAACGCCATCCGAGACTTGGTCGGAATGCCCGTCGACGAATCCTTGCAGATCCCGTCGGATGGTTCCGGAGGCGAAGGATTCGACACCGCCGGTGACGCCCTTTTTACCTCGGCGTTGCACATCGAACAGTACTTGGCCGTTGCCAACCAAATCATTACGGATGCTTTGAATTCGGCCGGAAAAGCTTCCTTGGCGGGTGGTTTGTTGACGAACATCGCAAGCGAGGCCGATGCACGCGAAGCGATCAATCAATTTGCCCGTCGTGCGTGGCGACGCCCCGTCGAGGGATCCGAAGTCGATCGACTGATGACCTTGATGAACGCATCCCAACAATCGGGATTGCCAATCCGCGAAGCGACCGCTGATGCATTCAAAGCAATCTTGGTGTCACCTCATTTCTTGTTCGTCGTCGAAACCGAATCCGAAGCCGGTGGCGTACAACCACTGACGCCGCATCAGATGGCAACTCGGTTGGCATTGTTCCTATGGTCATCCATCCCAGACGAAGCATTGATGTTGGCTGCGGATGCAAACGAACTGGTGACCGACGAACAGATCATTGCACAAATGCGTCGCATGCTCGCCGACGAACGATCGCGGGCACTGGGAGAGAACTTTGGATTGCAGTGGCTGGGGCTTTCTCAATTTGAAGGCGAATCCAAACCGGATACGACCCTCTTCCCAGACTTTGACGAACGCTTGGCGGCCGAAATGCGTGAAGAAGCCGTGCGAACGGTGTGGAATGTATTTCGAGACGATCGTCCGTTGATGGAATTGATCGATGCGGACTCCATCCATGCCAACGCGACATTGGCGTCTTACTACGGCCTGGATGCTTCCGAACAAGGACTGACGGAGTTTGACGACTCGGAAACGTGGAAACGCATTCCACTCTTGGATCGCCGCCGTGGTGGCGTGATCACTCTCGCCGCCGTGCTGACCCGATCATCCTACGGACACCGAACCAGCCCCGTGTTGAGAGGCCGTTGGGTTTTGGAAGAGGTACTCGGCGGGCGAGTGCCTCCTCCACCTCCAGGGGTTCCCGCTTTGGAAGAGGCCGAGGCAGACCACGCAGCCACCCTTCGCGAACAACTCGAAATTCACCGCAAGGACCCTCAGTGTGCCGCGTGCCACAACCGCATGGACCCAATCGGTTTTGGCCTCGAAAATTTTGACGCGATCGGTCGTTGGCGAACCGAACAAGACGGTCAATCGATTGACTCCAGCGGCAAACTTCCTTCAGGGGAAACGTTCTCCGGCCCCGAAGAGCTGAAACAATTGTTGTTACGACGAAGCGGTGAATTCAAGAAGCACTTCGTCAAGAAACTGTACGGCTTCGCTCTGGGCCGGTCGCTCAATAAGTTTGACAATTGTGTCGTCGATGAATCGTTGGAAGCGTTGGATAACAATGAGCAACGCGCCACAGTGATCCTGGAAACCATCGTGACCAGTTATCCATTTCGCAATCGTTATTTCAAACCTGCCAACCCATAG
- a CDS encoding DUF1552 domain-containing protein, translating to MQKPIPRRRFLRGSGVLLGLPWMASMAETMAAAKPDASGSQNGDPQPPLRTAFLYFPNGVWEKDWVPQSEGTDYELSPSLEPLADLKDDFLVLSGLDKKHSHGGDGHYAKTANYLTGMPVAKTTGKDISSGGISIDQLIAAKVGNQTPLPSLELGIDPVISGIDSNVGYTRLYGSHISWQSPTRPIAKAINPRVVYERLFGKRMKTSTPEARSYQNLLDYVLEDARLVRGKLSRDDQFKMDEYLDSVREVEKRIEFATRDQSHRERFEAERDRIASGHALEIPETGTPGDFRQHIDLMLDMMVLAFQTDSTRVATFMFANDVSGRSFSFLDGVHGGHHELSHHENKEEKIAQYQLINRWHTEQFARMLRKMKAVKEGESTLLDNSMIMFGSSFSDGNRHDPDNLPLLLAGRGGGTIQPGRHIAAQDQVPVCNLYLSMAKRYGLDLERFGDSEAELTELAGT from the coding sequence ATGCAAAAGCCCATTCCTCGTCGTCGCTTCCTTCGTGGCAGCGGAGTCTTGCTGGGACTGCCGTGGATGGCATCCATGGCAGAAACCATGGCCGCTGCCAAACCGGATGCATCGGGTTCGCAAAATGGCGATCCGCAACCGCCACTTCGCACCGCGTTTTTGTATTTCCCCAATGGAGTCTGGGAGAAAGATTGGGTGCCCCAGTCCGAAGGAACCGACTACGAATTGTCACCCTCGCTCGAACCGCTGGCGGACTTGAAGGATGACTTTCTCGTACTCTCAGGACTCGACAAAAAACACTCGCACGGTGGCGACGGTCACTACGCCAAAACAGCCAACTACTTAACGGGCATGCCGGTCGCAAAAACCACTGGCAAAGACATCAGCAGTGGCGGCATCTCGATTGACCAATTGATCGCGGCAAAGGTCGGCAACCAGACACCGTTGCCGTCGCTGGAGTTGGGCATCGATCCGGTGATCAGCGGAATCGACAGCAACGTTGGCTACACGCGTTTGTACGGATCACATATCTCATGGCAATCGCCAACCCGCCCGATTGCAAAAGCGATTAATCCTCGCGTGGTCTACGAACGTCTGTTTGGTAAGCGGATGAAGACCAGCACACCAGAAGCAAGGTCTTATCAGAACTTGCTGGACTACGTGCTGGAAGACGCTCGTTTGGTTCGCGGCAAACTCAGCCGCGACGATCAGTTCAAGATGGACGAGTATTTGGATTCGGTCCGTGAAGTGGAGAAGCGGATTGAGTTTGCCACCCGTGACCAAAGCCACCGAGAACGATTCGAAGCAGAACGTGATCGCATTGCGAGCGGTCACGCACTGGAAATTCCCGAGACCGGAACTCCGGGCGACTTTCGACAGCACATTGACTTGATGCTGGACATGATGGTGCTCGCTTTCCAAACCGATTCGACTCGAGTCGCGACGTTCATGTTCGCCAACGATGTGTCGGGGCGTTCATTCAGCTTCCTCGACGGAGTTCATGGCGGGCACCATGAGCTATCGCACCACGAGAACAAAGAAGAAAAGATCGCTCAATATCAACTCATCAACCGTTGGCACACCGAACAATTCGCTCGGATGCTGCGGAAGATGAAAGCGGTCAAGGAAGGCGAGTCAACGCTGCTCGACAACAGCATGATCATGTTCGGCAGCAGCTTCTCCGACGGCAACCGTCACGACCCTGACAACCTGCCGTTGCTGCTGGCCGGTCGCGGCGGCGGCACGATCCAGCCCGGTCGTCACATCGCTGCCCAAGACCAAGTCCCGGTCTGCAACTTGTATTTGTCGATGGCCAAACGCTACGGATTGGACCTCGAACGATTCGGCGACAGCGAGGCAGAACTGACCGAATTGGCAGGAACCTGA
- a CDS encoding DUF1559 family PulG-like putative transporter, translating to MNQSHFEPGRITNVRRGFTLIELLIVLAIIGLLVSLFTGAVQNARESARRTQCMNQQRQLALGIQMHAAKHEYLPSNGGDDGKCTVTSASGKPIRVGTYTFAVDHQFWWGVGQPGASPTQQTGCWAYAILPSLEQGEAYQNVQVESAGPLFRCPSRSRADPLVPRDDSYGRYSGGGRAWAKTDYAGNRRVMLNFPDAQRLSAIADGLSNTLGTGEKAFDPIIQTETSWYYDEPIFSGGSNGTVRSGLLIERDGPGARYMDNWGSAHPGGALFSRLDGSTGFLTSSVDGELFRSLIDPKDGAL from the coding sequence ATGAACCAATCTCATTTCGAACCGGGACGCATCACGAACGTTCGCCGCGGCTTTACCTTGATCGAACTGCTGATCGTATTGGCGATTATAGGCTTGCTGGTGTCGTTGTTCACCGGAGCGGTTCAGAATGCACGCGAGTCAGCCCGGCGGACTCAGTGCATGAATCAACAGCGGCAACTTGCGCTCGGCATTCAAATGCACGCTGCCAAGCATGAGTACCTTCCCAGCAATGGCGGTGATGATGGCAAGTGCACCGTCACCTCTGCATCGGGCAAACCGATTCGGGTTGGCACCTATACCTTTGCGGTTGACCATCAATTCTGGTGGGGAGTCGGCCAACCGGGAGCCTCGCCGACACAACAAACGGGGTGCTGGGCCTATGCGATTCTGCCATCGCTGGAACAAGGGGAAGCGTACCAGAATGTTCAGGTCGAATCCGCTGGGCCGCTGTTCCGTTGCCCCAGTCGCTCGCGGGCAGATCCCTTGGTCCCACGAGATGATTCGTACGGCAGATATTCTGGGGGCGGTCGGGCGTGGGCCAAGACGGACTACGCTGGCAACCGCCGAGTGATGTTGAACTTCCCTGACGCCCAGCGGCTCAGTGCGATTGCGGACGGACTGAGCAACACGTTAGGGACGGGGGAGAAAGCATTCGACCCGATCATTCAAACGGAAACGAGTTGGTATTACGACGAACCGATCTTCAGTGGCGGTAGCAACGGAACCGTGCGAAGTGGTTTGTTGATCGAACGAGATGGCCCCGGCGCGCGTTACATGGACAACTGGGGATCGGCTCATCCAGGCGGCGCCCTGTTTTCGCGGTTGGATGGATCGACGGGGTTTCTTACGTCCAGCGTCGATGGCGAGTTGTTCCGCAGTCTGATCGATCCCAAAGACGGGGCCCTTTGA
- a CDS encoding DUF1589 domain-containing protein: protein MLWNKARRFASVLEFAEIRPATPPGGTWPTSMSTESRHAP from the coding sequence ATGCTTTGGAACAAAGCGAGGCGGTTCGCCAGCGTTCTCGAGTTCGCGGAGATCCGGCCAGCCACCCCGCCAGGTGGAACCTGGCCTACGTCGATGTCCACTGAAAGCCGTCACGCACCGTAG